The following proteins come from a genomic window of Methanosarcina sp. MTP4:
- a CDS encoding proton-conducting transporter membrane subunit, whose amino-acid sequence MIRFYLLAMGTFLALGLLPKSHRLMNALASGNALLHLALTCTALLTLDLPVRYGPSLYLDHLNLYVELITVLGFCAAAPYAKGYTESLMEEGELDPKNLKLFYLAFNLLLVTATAALFSDNLALFWIFAELTTVCAAVLVAILSARENIDAGLKYVFIVSGAMLFAFLGLIFLFTLSARALGEGTLSWTELMENASSFSPALLLASFAFVFIGFGAKAGIAPFHTWLPDAYARAPSVSAILSGLMQNLGIYGILRTYALLRVSDSAPQASFILIAAGLFSIALAAFSMLQQRNLKRLIAFSSVEHMGLLLIGIGIGTPLALFWALFYMLVHVLVKEALLFAAGILHRQYGSNMRENMRDVFKLQPRAAWTLILGSVAIIGMPPFPLFPAKFFILLESAEVSPYLTLAVLLLLILAAAAFSNFLLKAFSRVTEEGEGEGESKEGEHGKETGYRKKSFQEPYVVRAGMRIPTVFMLALALLLGIWFPEPLRELLEAIVLELGYV is encoded by the coding sequence TTGATCCGCTTCTACCTGCTGGCAATGGGAACTTTCCTTGCCCTCGGCCTCCTTCCAAAGTCTCACAGGCTCATGAATGCCCTTGCCTCAGGCAATGCCCTGCTGCACCTCGCCCTGACCTGCACAGCCCTGCTGACCCTTGACCTGCCTGTCCGGTACGGGCCGTCCCTTTACCTGGACCACCTGAACCTCTATGTGGAACTGATAACGGTCCTTGGTTTCTGCGCAGCAGCCCCCTATGCAAAAGGGTATACGGAAAGCCTGATGGAAGAGGGGGAACTTGACCCGAAGAACCTGAAACTCTTCTACCTGGCCTTCAACCTCCTGCTTGTTACAGCCACAGCAGCGCTTTTCTCGGACAACCTGGCCCTCTTCTGGATCTTTGCCGAACTTACCACGGTCTGTGCAGCCGTGCTAGTGGCTATCCTTTCGGCGCGGGAGAACATTGATGCCGGCCTGAAATACGTCTTCATAGTTTCAGGGGCCATGCTCTTTGCCTTCCTGGGGTTGATTTTCCTCTTCACCCTCTCGGCCAGGGCTCTCGGGGAAGGGACTCTCTCCTGGACAGAACTTATGGAAAACGCTTCTAGCTTTTCCCCTGCCCTCCTCCTTGCAAGCTTTGCCTTCGTCTTCATAGGCTTCGGGGCAAAGGCAGGAATAGCTCCTTTCCACACCTGGCTCCCTGACGCTTATGCAAGAGCTCCTTCGGTAAGCGCAATCCTCTCGGGGCTCATGCAGAACCTGGGGATCTACGGCATCCTCAGGACCTACGCCCTGCTCAGGGTCAGCGATTCAGCCCCCCAGGCTTCCTTCATCCTTATCGCGGCAGGACTGTTTTCAATTGCCCTTGCGGCGTTCAGCATGCTACAGCAGAGAAACCTGAAGAGGCTGATCGCCTTTTCAAGCGTCGAGCACATGGGACTCCTGCTCATAGGGATAGGGATAGGCACCCCTCTTGCCCTTTTCTGGGCCCTCTTCTATATGCTGGTCCACGTCCTGGTGAAAGAAGCCCTGCTCTTTGCCGCAGGCATCCTGCACAGGCAGTACGGGAGCAACATGCGCGAGAATATGAGAGACGTGTTCAAACTCCAACCCCGCGCCGCCTGGACCCTGATCCTGGGGAGTGTCGCAATCATTGGCATGCCACCTTTCCCCCTCTTCCCGGCAAAATTTTTCATCCTGCTGGAAAGTGCGGAAGTTTCCCCCTACCTGACCCTGGCAGTCCTGCTCCTGCTTATCCTGGCAGCCGCAGCCTTTTCAAACTTCCTGCTAAAAGCCTTCTCAAGGGTCACCGAAGAAGGAGAAGGGGAAGGAGAAAGCAAAGAAGGGGAGCACGGAAAAGAAACCGGATACCGAAAAAAAAGCTTTCAGGAACCCTATGTTGTAAGAGCAGGGATGAGGATTCCCACAGTCTTCATGCTCGCCCTTGCCCTCCTTCTGGGCATCTGGTTCCCGGAACCGCTCAGGGAGCTCCTTGAAGCGATAGTCCTTGAACTGGGATATGTGTAA